A genomic region of Christiangramia sp. OXR-203 contains the following coding sequences:
- a CDS encoding penicillin-binding protein 1A, translating into MLAKLKNNPIIRWALIIISSLTGFFLLFFASIYFGLFGKIPTESELSSLQQNKATQVLASNGELIGKFYVYDRQPIDFDQLPSHLIEALIATEDARFYEHDGIDNRSLGRVFFKSILLQDDSAGGGSTITLQLAKNIYGRKDYGILGIVINKMQEAVIAKRLENVYSKNELVQLYFNTVPFSDNTYGIESASMKFFNKHTVDLKLEEAAVLVGMLKASHYYNPRIFPERSRLRRDVVLMQMAKYNYLSMPQAQEAKMLPLVLDYRSYSHDKGIAPYFREQVRKDVSGILDTLKNKDGEKYNIYRDGLIVHTTLNYEMQQLAEEAMIEHMSQLQHDHEKSYGNNGPWNKNKKVLMDAVKRSSRYQKLSKEGLSEEQILQRMEQKHSTDLFTYDGMETKNVSSIDSIAHYLKFLNSGLLAVSPKNGAVQAWVGGVDYRFFKYDHVSQSKRQVGSTFKPFVYTAALENGMDPCTYFSVREVTYDKGWTPSNSSSEGDDPNMNYNLKTALSKSMNTIAVKVLMETGIPNVIRQARDLGIESDLPAVPSIALGTASLNLEEMTGAYSAYANDGYANRPFYISRIEDAEGNVLASFRPKVLERKAFSEDTRKIMVNMMQATVDEGTASRLRYSYGLKNDIAGKTGTTQDNKDGWFVGITPELVCVTWVGSDDHRIGFRNTGIGQGANSALPIFAKLMQKMNGNSSFNAITNARFQPLSSELANLMECPPEERDNFFERLFSGKNKDRKNRSDEKTDEEGKKKKGFFKRLFGQKDDN; encoded by the coding sequence ATGTTAGCGAAACTAAAGAACAATCCTATTATTAGGTGGGCACTTATTATAATCTCCAGTCTTACAGGGTTTTTCCTGCTTTTCTTTGCCAGTATCTATTTTGGCCTCTTCGGAAAGATACCTACAGAATCTGAACTTTCATCCTTACAACAAAATAAAGCTACACAGGTACTCGCTTCTAATGGCGAGTTAATAGGTAAGTTCTACGTTTATGATCGCCAGCCTATAGATTTCGATCAGCTTCCCTCCCATCTTATCGAAGCCTTAATTGCGACTGAGGATGCACGTTTCTACGAGCATGATGGTATTGATAACCGCAGTTTAGGAAGGGTTTTTTTTAAATCCATTTTACTTCAGGATGATTCTGCCGGAGGTGGAAGTACGATCACTCTTCAGCTAGCCAAGAATATTTATGGTAGAAAAGATTATGGAATTCTGGGCATTGTGATCAACAAAATGCAGGAAGCTGTAATTGCTAAGCGTCTGGAAAATGTTTATAGTAAAAATGAACTTGTCCAACTTTATTTTAACACGGTGCCTTTTAGTGATAATACCTACGGAATTGAAAGTGCTTCCATGAAATTTTTCAATAAACATACTGTGGATCTCAAGCTTGAAGAAGCTGCAGTACTTGTCGGAATGCTGAAGGCCAGTCATTATTATAATCCGCGAATCTTTCCAGAAAGAAGCAGACTTCGTCGCGATGTTGTGCTTATGCAAATGGCGAAATATAACTACCTGAGTATGCCTCAAGCTCAAGAAGCGAAAATGCTCCCACTCGTTCTGGATTATCGAAGTTATAGTCATGATAAAGGCATTGCACCCTATTTTAGAGAACAGGTACGCAAAGATGTTTCAGGAATCCTTGATACTTTAAAGAATAAGGATGGAGAAAAGTATAATATTTATCGGGATGGTCTTATAGTACATACCACGCTTAATTACGAAATGCAACAGCTTGCTGAGGAGGCTATGATAGAGCATATGTCTCAATTGCAACACGATCATGAGAAATCCTACGGAAATAACGGTCCATGGAACAAAAACAAAAAGGTACTGATGGACGCTGTAAAACGCAGTTCAAGATACCAGAAGCTTTCAAAAGAAGGTCTTTCAGAAGAACAGATACTGCAACGAATGGAACAAAAACATTCTACCGATTTGTTTACTTATGATGGGATGGAAACTAAAAATGTGAGCAGTATAGATAGTATTGCACATTACCTGAAGTTTCTGAATTCCGGACTTTTGGCAGTTAGTCCTAAAAACGGTGCTGTACAGGCCTGGGTTGGAGGAGTTGATTATCGTTTCTTTAAATACGATCATGTGAGCCAAAGCAAAAGACAGGTAGGTTCTACATTTAAGCCTTTTGTTTATACCGCTGCCCTTGAAAATGGCATGGATCCATGTACCTATTTTTCAGTTCGGGAAGTTACTTATGATAAAGGCTGGACTCCCTCTAATTCTTCTTCGGAAGGAGATGATCCAAATATGAATTATAATCTGAAGACGGCACTTAGCAAGTCCATGAATACCATTGCCGTAAAAGTTTTAATGGAAACGGGAATACCAAATGTGATCAGGCAGGCCAGGGATCTTGGAATAGAATCTGATCTCCCGGCTGTTCCTTCCATTGCACTAGGAACCGCTTCGCTAAATCTGGAGGAAATGACTGGTGCTTATTCGGCTTACGCTAATGATGGGTATGCCAACAGGCCATTTTACATCAGTAGAATCGAAGATGCTGAAGGCAATGTACTGGCTTCTTTTAGGCCTAAAGTTTTAGAAAGAAAGGCTTTTTCCGAAGATACCCGGAAAATTATGGTCAATATGATGCAGGCTACTGTAGATGAAGGTACCGCAAGCCGACTTAGATACAGCTATGGATTAAAAAATGACATCGCAGGTAAAACCGGTACGACTCAGGATAATAAGGATGGTTGGTTCGTAGGAATAACGCCAGAACTAGTTTGTGTAACCTGGGTAGGATCTGACGACCACCGCATAGGTTTCAGGAATACTGGAATTGGCCAGGGAGCAAATTCGGCGCTACCAATTTTTGCCAAACTAATGCAGAAAATGAATGGTAATTCAAGTTTTAATGCTATTACGAATGCAAGATTTCAACCACTATCTTCAGAGCTGGCAAACCTGATGGAATGCCCGCCAGAAGAACGTGATAACTTTTTCGAAAGACTGTTTTCCGGTAAAAATAAAGATCGGAAAAACAGATCGGACGAGAAGACAGACGAAGAAGGGAAAAAGAAAAAAGGTTTCTTCAAAAGACTCTTCGGTCAAAAAGACGATAACTAG
- a CDS encoding DEAD/DEAH box helicase: MASETFGIEKKKVDKQLYDYQQKDIDKIFGVIEEHPENYNLLYQLPTGGGKTVIFSQMTREYIQRTNKKVLILTHRIELCKQTSKMLSGFGVRNKIINSKVKELPDQNDYMCFVAMVETLNNRLNDEKLKIEDIGLVIIDEAHYNSFRKLFKFFEKCFILGVTATPLSSNIKLPMKDNYRELIVGDSITSLIEKGFLAKSNIYSYNVGLTNLKVGMNGDYTVKSSEELYSNYSMQEKLLNAYYERSRGKKTLIFNNGINTSIEVYHTFKNAGLPIRHLDNTTSKQDRKDILKWFKHTPDAIVTSVSILTTGFDEPTVETIVLNRATKSLTLYFQMIGRGSRVLKDKSEFTVIDLGNNMARFGNWSSPVDWKQIFRSPDFYFENLLSDEDIERDFQYQMPEEIRAQFSKTEDVTFDIEAAYDTVIKKGLKSKAVLEWSMEQHVKMCVENSEDVFDARILAKELKDDISSRIKQYSYCISKSTKNYRDWLEEDYSRKLRMQINKEF; the protein is encoded by the coding sequence ATGGCGTCAGAAACATTTGGAATTGAGAAAAAGAAGGTCGACAAACAATTATATGATTACCAACAGAAAGATATAGATAAAATTTTCGGGGTTATTGAAGAGCATCCCGAAAACTATAATCTTCTATATCAATTGCCTACAGGTGGAGGGAAGACAGTGATTTTCTCTCAAATGACCAGGGAATATATTCAAAGAACCAATAAAAAGGTTCTTATACTAACTCACCGTATCGAATTATGTAAGCAAACTTCCAAAATGCTTTCAGGATTTGGAGTGCGTAATAAAATTATTAATAGCAAAGTAAAGGAGTTACCAGATCAAAATGACTACATGTGTTTTGTAGCCATGGTGGAAACCCTTAACAACCGACTGAATGACGAGAAGCTTAAAATCGAGGATATTGGACTTGTAATTATAGATGAAGCACACTATAATAGTTTCAGAAAACTCTTCAAGTTTTTTGAGAAGTGTTTTATTCTGGGAGTGACCGCTACACCGCTTAGTTCAAACATCAAGCTACCTATGAAAGATAATTACCGCGAACTTATCGTTGGTGATTCTATTACATCTTTGATTGAAAAAGGCTTTTTAGCAAAATCTAATATTTATAGCTACAATGTTGGCCTTACGAATTTAAAAGTAGGAATGAATGGTGATTATACTGTTAAATCTTCCGAAGAACTTTATTCGAATTATAGCATGCAGGAGAAGCTCCTAAATGCTTATTATGAGCGTTCTCGCGGCAAGAAAACACTCATCTTTAATAACGGTATAAATACTTCCATTGAAGTTTATCATACTTTTAAAAACGCTGGTTTACCTATCCGCCATCTCGATAATACCACCAGCAAACAGGATAGAAAGGATATTTTGAAATGGTTCAAGCATACACCAGATGCGATCGTCACTTCTGTAAGTATTCTTACAACCGGGTTTGATGAGCCTACAGTAGAGACCATTGTCCTAAATCGTGCTACCAAGTCACTAACTCTGTATTTTCAGATGATTGGTCGTGGATCTCGAGTTCTTAAAGACAAAAGCGAATTTACAGTGATTGATCTTGGTAACAACATGGCCAGATTTGGGAACTGGAGTAGTCCGGTGGATTGGAAGCAGATCTTTAGATCTCCAGACTTCTATTTTGAAAATCTTTTAAGTGATGAGGATATTGAAAGAGATTTTCAATACCAAATGCCAGAGGAAATAAGAGCACAGTTCTCTAAAACGGAAGATGTTACCTTTGATATTGAAGCTGCCTACGACACGGTAATCAAAAAAGGATTAAAGTCCAAAGCGGTACTGGAATGGTCTATGGAGCAGCATGTTAAAATGTGTGTGGAGAATAGTGAAGATGTATTCGATGCCAGGATCCTTGCTAAAGAATTAAAGGATGATATTAGTTCACGAATCAAACAATACTCTTACTGTATAAGTAAAAGCACTAAAAATTACCGGGATTGGCTGGAAGAAGATTACTCCAGAAAACTTAGAATGCAGATTAATAAAGAATTCTAG
- a CDS encoding Crp/Fnr family transcriptional regulator yields MHDKDFIYQNNYSVLQECGLFTDVSEAHFKELSGSFYVEKWPKQTCLVHCEKFLFHFYIIKNGRIKMYHADFESTKEHTVFLLKNGDVFDLFCLLDGIKHKAYYECLDHTEVLAIPMDKLRNWLQSYPEYYKNFLSYAGRYMRMLEENVSQLVFSDITTRLLHLLLKNIDKTSNKLQNINDLPDKELAYLIGSSRAVVNRHLQKMKKMGLIKISRNKVQVEDVSLLIQHLENNRINKI; encoded by the coding sequence TTGCACGATAAAGATTTCATTTACCAGAATAACTATTCAGTTTTACAGGAATGCGGTTTATTTACTGACGTTTCTGAAGCGCATTTTAAAGAACTTTCAGGAAGCTTCTACGTAGAAAAATGGCCAAAACAAACCTGTCTAGTACATTGTGAAAAATTCCTGTTCCATTTTTACATCATAAAAAATGGTAGAATTAAAATGTATCATGCCGACTTTGAAAGCACCAAAGAGCATACCGTTTTTTTATTGAAAAATGGCGATGTATTTGATCTTTTCTGCTTACTGGACGGAATCAAGCACAAGGCCTATTATGAATGTCTGGATCATACAGAAGTACTCGCTATTCCTATGGATAAACTGAGAAACTGGTTACAGTCTTATCCTGAGTATTATAAGAATTTTCTAAGTTATGCAGGTAGATACATGCGAATGCTGGAAGAGAATGTTTCGCAGTTAGTTTTTAGCGATATTACAACACGTTTACTGCATTTACTCCTGAAGAACATAGATAAAACATCTAATAAATTGCAAAATATTAATGATCTTCCAGATAAAGAACTTGCTTATTTAATTGGCTCCAGTCGTGCAGTGGTAAACAGACATCTACAGAAAATGAAGAAAATGGGGCTTATTAAGATATCCAGAAACAAGGTGCAGGTTGAAGATGTATCTCTCTTAATTCAACATCTGGAAAATAACAGAATAAATAAGATTTAA
- the cysM gene encoding cysteine synthase CysM, with amino-acid sequence MNNSVIDLVGNTPLVKASRVFSKPGVELYFKLEGQNPGGSVKDRAAYNMIKSALDRGTIDKKTKLIEATSGNTGIALAMIAGIFGLDIELVMPENSTIERVQTMRAYGAKVILTSSDTGIEGSRDYAEEKMKNGNYFMLNQFGNDDNWQAHYKTTGPEIWRDTEQKVTHFVSSMGTTGTIMGTSTFLKEKNPDIQIVGVQPEDNARIPGIRKWPEAYLPKIFDARKVDQVLEVNEEDARLMSRRLAEEEGIFAGMSSGGATAAAVRLCESLESGLVVSIICDRGDRYLSSDLFEK; translated from the coding sequence ATGAACAATTCAGTTATAGATTTAGTTGGGAATACACCCTTGGTAAAAGCTTCAAGAGTTTTTTCAAAACCCGGAGTAGAACTATACTTCAAACTTGAAGGCCAGAATCCAGGAGGAAGTGTGAAGGATCGTGCAGCTTATAATATGATTAAAAGCGCATTGGATCGTGGGACTATTGATAAAAAAACGAAATTGATCGAAGCAACCAGTGGGAATACTGGTATTGCACTGGCGATGATCGCTGGTATATTTGGCCTTGATATCGAATTGGTAATGCCTGAAAATTCAACTATTGAAAGAGTACAAACAATGCGCGCCTATGGTGCAAAAGTAATCTTAACCAGTTCAGATACTGGGATCGAAGGTTCCAGGGATTATGCTGAAGAAAAGATGAAGAACGGTAATTATTTTATGCTGAACCAGTTTGGAAATGATGATAACTGGCAGGCACATTATAAAACAACAGGGCCTGAAATCTGGAGGGATACTGAGCAGAAGGTCACACACTTTGTCTCTTCTATGGGAACTACAGGAACTATTATGGGGACAAGTACATTTCTAAAGGAGAAAAATCCCGATATACAGATCGTAGGAGTTCAACCTGAAGATAATGCCAGAATCCCGGGCATTCGAAAATGGCCGGAAGCTTATTTGCCTAAAATATTTGATGCTAGGAAAGTGGATCAGGTGTTGGAAGTAAATGAGGAAGATGCAAGATTAATGAGTAGAAGGCTTGCTGAAGAAGAAGGTATTTTTGCTGGAATGAGCAGTGGTGGAGCTACCGCCGCAGCAGTTAGATTATGCGAATCTTTGGAAAGCGGATTAGTAGTTTCTATTATCTGTGATCGTGGCGACCGTTATCTTTCTTCAGACCTGTTTGAAAAATAA
- the epsC gene encoding serine O-acetyltransferase EpsC: MKLEEIIKQIESQKNLPNLNFSIKEKTEAFTKKLFYTLFDKQTPVADNLMELGKDFEVLAKLVCWEPGAPCQDIWSDYLTKLPGILEDLNLDAEAISKNDPAANSVEEVYLSYPGFFAIAIYRLSHEFYKFGLPLVPRLMTECAHSLTGTDINPGAVIGKSFFIDHATGVVIGETATIEDNVKIYQGVTLGALTVSKSMQNLKRHPTIKNNVTIYANATILGGKTEIGENSVIGGNVWLTKSVPANSMVSHTPQINIKNTADK; the protein is encoded by the coding sequence ATGAAACTGGAAGAAATAATTAAGCAAATAGAATCTCAGAAAAATCTTCCTAATCTTAATTTCAGTATTAAAGAGAAGACGGAGGCATTCACAAAAAAGCTTTTTTACACTTTATTTGATAAGCAAACTCCTGTTGCAGATAACTTGATGGAATTGGGAAAGGACTTCGAGGTTCTGGCAAAACTAGTTTGCTGGGAACCCGGTGCGCCCTGCCAGGATATTTGGAGCGATTATCTTACCAAGCTACCCGGAATCCTCGAAGATTTAAATCTTGATGCTGAAGCTATCTCTAAGAATGATCCTGCAGCAAATTCAGTAGAAGAAGTTTATTTAAGTTATCCCGGGTTTTTCGCAATAGCGATTTACAGGCTTAGCCATGAATTTTACAAATTTGGATTGCCATTAGTTCCAAGATTGATGACAGAGTGTGCTCATAGTCTTACAGGAACCGATATTAATCCTGGTGCAGTAATTGGAAAATCCTTCTTTATAGACCATGCCACGGGTGTAGTCATTGGAGAAACTGCAACTATAGAAGATAATGTGAAGATCTATCAGGGTGTCACGCTGGGTGCACTTACAGTTAGTAAATCAATGCAGAATTTAAAACGGCATCCAACGATCAAAAATAATGTGACCATCTATGCCAACGCGACCATTCTAGGTGGGAAAACAGAAATTGGTGAGAATTCAGTGATAGGAGGGAATGTTTGGCTAACTAAATCTGTTCCGGCTAATTCCATGGTTTCTCATACACCACAGATTAATATAAAAAATACAGCAGACAAATAA
- a CDS encoding DUF6155 family protein → MSKRAFKKYIKELSKEDLEEQIMDLYNRFEDVKTYYNFVFNPNEEKLVQDAKFKIGKEYFPPNNRRPKKRRSVAHKIIKHYLKLGMEPHALADVMFYNVEIAQTFLEEQEYITEAFEKSIFKSFEQAVLYVAEYGVISEFEKRIQKIARFSHDHKWTNSYQFVTAADRVL, encoded by the coding sequence ATGAGCAAAAGAGCCTTTAAAAAATATATTAAGGAACTTTCAAAAGAGGATCTTGAAGAGCAGATAATGGATCTCTATAATAGGTTTGAGGATGTAAAGACATATTACAACTTCGTTTTCAATCCTAACGAGGAAAAACTCGTGCAGGATGCGAAATTTAAAATAGGGAAGGAGTATTTTCCACCAAACAACAGGCGACCAAAGAAAAGGCGTTCCGTAGCACATAAGATCATTAAACATTACCTGAAATTAGGAATGGAACCTCATGCGCTGGCCGACGTTATGTTCTATAATGTGGAAATCGCCCAGACCTTTTTAGAAGAACAGGAGTATATTACTGAAGCTTTTGAGAAAAGTATATTTAAATCTTTTGAGCAAGCAGTCCTGTATGTCGCTGAATATGGAGTGATCTCAGAGTTCGAAAAGCGAATACAAAAGATCGCCAGGTTTAGTCACGACCACAAATGGACTAATAGCTATCAATTTGTAACTGCAGCAGATAGAGTACTTTAA